In Nitrosococcus halophilus Nc 4, the genomic stretch CGCTTCCCGAAAGAGGTTAATGGGTTGGAGGAACGGTTGAAATCACGTTTTGGCTGGGGGTTAACGGTTGCTGTTGAACCTCCAGAATTGGAAACACGGGTCGCAATTTTAATGAACAAAGCCAACATTGAAAGCGTTGCCCTATCGGATGACGTCGCATTTTTCCTCGGACGCCTCATCTATTCTAACGTCCGTGAATTGGAAGGAGCACTACGGCGGGTGATCGCTTACTCTCGATTTACCCGTCGTCCCATTACGATGGAACTGACCCGCGAAGCACTTAAAGACCTACTAGCCTTGCAAGAGAAGCTAGTCACTATCGAGAATATCCAGAAAACAGTAGCGGAATATTACAAGATCCGGGTTTCTGATTTACCGTCGAAGCGGCGTTCCCGAGCGATAGCTCGGCCCCGGCAGATCGCCATGACCCTTTCCAAAGAACTCACTGATCACAGTTTAACGGAAATTGGAAAATCCTTCGGCGGCCGCGATCACACCACAGTTCTCCATGCCTGTCGTAAAATAGATGAGCTTAAGAGAACTGATCGGCGAGTGGCTGAAGATTACCAAAATCTACTGAAAAGACTATCTACCTAGATGTGGATAAGGGTGTGGATAAGTTGTGTATAACGCGTGGATAAGTTGTTGAAAAAAATTACCCCACAAATTATCCACTGTTTATCCACCAGTTATACACGAGTTATCCATAGGGTTATCCACATAATAACTTTTTGATTAAATTAAATAAAAGTAAGATATCCACAGATTTTCAGGTGACTCACTATCACTATTAATATAGATTCTTAAAGATAATAGTAATAGAGCTTGTGGGAAACTGGGACAATGCTAGATACCCTTTATCCCTACTTGTTTTAAGAGAGAAAAAGCAATAGATGCAGTTTTCCATTGAAAGAGAAGAAATCGTTAGACATTTAGCCACAGTTTGTGGTGTAGTAGAACGACGCCATACGCTGCCTATCCTCTTCAACGTTCTTCTATCCGTTGAAGAGGATAGGCTATCCCTGACGGCAACGGATCTTGAAGTCGAGATAAGAACTACTCTTGAAGTTCTCCATCCAAAAGGAGGAAAAACGACTGTTTCAGCAAGGAAATTTTTGGATATTTGCCGTGCCTTACCTGCTCGAGCTGAACTGGAAGTACAACATGAAAAAGGGCAATTTCATGTTCATTCTGGTCATAGTCGGTTCACGCTTAGCACACTTCCTGCTGAAGACTTTCCAAGCACCGATAGCCTTGAGGAGGTGGTAGAGCTAGAATTGACCCAAGCAGAGCTAAAACAATTATTGCACCGGACGGTCTTTTGCATGGCCCATCAAGATGTCCGCTACTATCTCAATGGCTTATTATTGGAGCTTGGTGAAGAAACCGTCTATGCAGTTGCCACAGATGGGCATCGCCTTGCAGTGGCTTCTTTGGAAAAAGGACCTCGACGGGAGGGGGTGCAGATCCAATCTATCATCCCTCGAAAAGCGGTGTTGGAGTTGGTGCGTTTGCTTGAGGAATCAAATGAACCGGTACGATTAAAGTTTGGTACCAATC encodes the following:
- the dnaN gene encoding DNA polymerase III subunit beta, whose product is MQFSIEREEIVRHLATVCGVVERRHTLPILFNVLLSVEEDRLSLTATDLEVEIRTTLEVLHPKGGKTTVSARKFLDICRALPARAELEVQHEKGQFHVHSGHSRFTLSTLPAEDFPSTDSLEEVVELELTQAELKQLLHRTVFCMAHQDVRYYLNGLLLELGEETVYAVATDGHRLAVASLEKGPRREGVQIQSIIPRKAVLELVRLLEESNEPVRLKFGTNQMGAEFQGLSFSTKLIDGQFPDYKRVIPVGCEKRFVADREQFKQALGRVNILTNDKYRGVRLHLSNLKLQATVTNLEQESAEEELEVEYQGESFEIAFNNSYLIDVLNIINTEQVKLEFTNANSSCLITPIGEVGSKYVVMPMRL